The Mycobacterium seoulense genome has a window encoding:
- a CDS encoding class I adenylate-forming enzyme family protein — protein MNIGTILEAAATDDPARVALIIDGRPIGYGELADTVRRCAAGLADRGVVAGQRVAVVDGGSVLSIAAVLGAARIGAAAALMNPALTPSELHGLLTNAGCADAAVAGEPSADRLREAGAPMVLTGDDLLEGLGSAAPSADDADRDALVLFTSGTTGLPKAVGITGRQLSRRITGMAAPFRADAKPSVGMMCVPFFHVGGALGTLGGLYSGNTSVLQRRFDAGEWLRLVSEHRVTTTFLVPTMLQRILDHPDFGDADLSSLVAIAYGAAAAPVNLVRRAMAALPHVAFANVFGQTETLGAYTTLMPADHRDPARAGSVGRPLPGVDVRVVDPATGEDVEPGGVGELWVNSAQNVTEGWLRTGDLARQDADGYLFPSGRLSDTINRGGEKFGPIEIEEALRSHPAVRDVAVAGIADDELGQRVGVAVVACAPVTLDQLRSHCRELIAYFKLPERLILVDNIPYSSTGKVNRRQLAALIAKES, from the coding sequence ATGAATATCGGAACGATCCTCGAAGCCGCCGCGACCGACGATCCCGCTCGCGTCGCGCTCATCATCGACGGGCGCCCTATCGGTTACGGCGAGCTCGCGGACACCGTGCGCCGGTGCGCCGCCGGGTTGGCCGACCGCGGCGTGGTGGCCGGCCAGCGCGTTGCCGTCGTCGACGGGGGAAGCGTGCTGTCGATCGCGGCCGTGTTGGGAGCGGCTCGGATCGGCGCCGCGGCCGCCTTGATGAACCCCGCGCTGACCCCGTCCGAGCTGCACGGACTTCTGACGAACGCGGGCTGTGCCGACGCGGCCGTCGCGGGGGAGCCATCCGCCGACCGGCTCCGCGAGGCCGGTGCCCCGATGGTCTTGACAGGCGACGATCTGCTGGAGGGCCTCGGTTCGGCGGCGCCGTCCGCCGACGACGCCGACCGCGATGCCCTGGTCCTGTTCACCAGCGGGACAACGGGACTCCCCAAGGCCGTCGGCATCACCGGCCGGCAGCTGTCACGGCGGATCACCGGGATGGCGGCACCATTCCGGGCGGATGCCAAACCCTCGGTGGGGATGATGTGCGTCCCGTTCTTTCATGTCGGAGGCGCGCTCGGCACGCTCGGCGGTTTGTACTCGGGCAACACGTCGGTGCTACAGCGGCGGTTTGACGCCGGCGAGTGGTTGCGCCTGGTGTCCGAGCATCGGGTGACCACGACGTTCCTGGTTCCGACGATGCTGCAGCGCATCCTCGACCATCCCGACTTCGGCGACGCCGACTTGTCGTCGTTGGTCGCCATCGCCTACGGGGCTGCCGCCGCGCCGGTCAATTTGGTGCGCAGGGCCATGGCCGCTCTCCCACATGTGGCTTTCGCCAACGTGTTCGGCCAGACCGAGACGCTCGGCGCCTATACGACGCTGATGCCCGCCGATCACCGCGATCCCGCCCGCGCGGGATCCGTCGGCCGCCCGCTGCCGGGCGTCGACGTCCGCGTGGTGGACCCGGCGACGGGAGAGGACGTCGAGCCGGGAGGGGTCGGCGAGTTGTGGGTGAACAGCGCCCAGAACGTCACCGAGGGCTGGCTGCGCACCGGTGACCTCGCCCGGCAGGACGCCGACGGCTACCTCTTCCCGAGCGGGCGGCTCAGCGACACCATCAACCGCGGGGGAGAGAAGTTCGGGCCGATCGAAATCGAGGAAGCGCTTCGTTCCCACCCGGCCGTACGCGACGTCGCGGTCGCCGGAATCGCCGACGACGAGCTCGGTCAGCGGGTGGGGGTAGCGGTGGTGGCTTGCGCCCCCGTGACTCTCGACCAGCTGCGGTCGCACTGCCGCGAACTCATCGCCTATTTCAAACTGCCCGAGCGGCTGATACTGGTCGACAACATCCCCTACAGCTCGACCGGCAAAGTCAACCGCCGTCAGCTCGCCGCACTGATCGCCAAAGAGTCCTGA
- a CDS encoding amidohydrolase family protein produces MRIIDADGHVAENSSLAIEAIKRWPQHVKPSTDGRMRLTFEGRNYPEDQGPGAGCPPEHGISNAPDINCRSTDGVLGDADRDHIDTMVLYPSLGLCTPSLEDPEFAAGFARLYNQWIADYCAPSGGRLRGVAVTPIEHGQAAIDVMTEAKDLGLVATLVPPALKTRNLDHPDLDPFYAAAVELEMPLGIHGAPGIHLPKIGVDRFTNYIQVHCISFPFDQMTAMTALVSGGVFERHPRLRVAFLEAGAGWVPFFMDRLHEHYEKRGDWVERGWRRDPHEYLAAGNIWVTCEPEEPILPGVIDVLGSDFIMFASDYPHWDGEWPESTKHLRTRADISEEAREKIGGLNAARFYNLN; encoded by the coding sequence ATGCGCATCATCGACGCCGACGGACACGTCGCCGAGAACTCGTCGCTGGCAATCGAAGCGATCAAGCGCTGGCCGCAGCACGTCAAGCCCAGCACCGACGGGCGGATGCGGTTGACGTTCGAGGGCCGCAATTACCCGGAGGATCAGGGCCCGGGTGCCGGTTGTCCGCCCGAGCACGGCATCAGCAACGCCCCGGACATCAACTGCCGATCGACCGACGGCGTCCTGGGCGATGCCGATCGCGACCACATCGACACGATGGTGTTGTACCCGAGCCTGGGCCTGTGCACGCCCAGCCTCGAAGACCCCGAGTTCGCCGCCGGGTTCGCCCGGCTGTACAACCAGTGGATCGCGGACTACTGCGCCCCGTCGGGAGGCCGGCTACGCGGCGTCGCGGTAACCCCGATCGAGCACGGGCAGGCGGCGATCGACGTGATGACCGAAGCGAAAGACCTTGGGCTGGTGGCGACCCTGGTGCCGCCGGCGCTCAAGACCCGCAACCTCGACCACCCGGACCTCGACCCCTTCTACGCCGCCGCGGTCGAGCTGGAGATGCCGCTGGGCATCCACGGCGCCCCCGGCATACACCTACCGAAGATCGGCGTGGACCGCTTCACCAACTACATTCAGGTGCACTGCATCAGTTTCCCGTTCGACCAGATGACGGCCATGACGGCGCTGGTGTCCGGCGGGGTCTTCGAGCGCCACCCGCGGTTGCGGGTCGCCTTCCTCGAGGCGGGCGCGGGCTGGGTCCCGTTCTTCATGGATCGCCTGCACGAGCACTACGAAAAGCGGGGCGATTGGGTCGAACGCGGCTGGCGCCGCGACCCGCACGAGTATCTGGCCGCGGGCAACATCTGGGTGACGTGTGAGCCGGAGGAACCGATCCTGCCGGGCGTGATCGACGTGCTCGGCTCCGACTTCATCATGTTCGCCAGCGACTACCCGCACTGGGACGGCGAATGGCCGGAAAGCACCAAGCACCTGCGGACCCGCGCCGACATCAGCGAAGAGGCCCGCGAAAAGATCGGCGGGCTGAACGCGGCGCGCTTCTACAACTTGAATTAG
- a CDS encoding lipase family protein yields the protein MSDSLSRGMARRDFLARTALLSGSAIIAPWISPVKASAAPIGAAALSSTGFDPAFALNVAIPLAFSAYSAMSGGPLNLPPGYQATALILGDRALAAALAAQHPVAAKMVLRNNIFGLIGNNLSTGTAFVAFRGTADLDDVLTDLDIIATPYGFVPKFGCVQSGFHALYRMLRASIVANLGAACAGCTDLLVIGHSLGGALSVVSAPDIFANIPPNLAPRLITFAGPKSGLTDFVNPFNETIASCYRVVNYSDLIPLLPPCPYEHVGAAIYINSGGLGALWRHSLYAYRQGLQRLVG from the coding sequence ATGAGCGATTCTCTTTCGAGGGGAATGGCGCGGCGCGACTTCCTGGCAAGAACAGCTTTACTCAGTGGCTCCGCCATTATCGCGCCATGGATCTCTCCCGTGAAAGCCAGCGCTGCTCCAATTGGCGCGGCCGCCCTGTCTTCGACGGGTTTCGATCCGGCTTTCGCCCTCAATGTGGCCATCCCCTTGGCTTTCTCCGCGTACAGCGCAATGTCCGGCGGCCCGTTGAACCTTCCGCCGGGATATCAAGCGACGGCGCTGATCCTGGGTGACCGTGCTCTCGCCGCCGCATTGGCCGCCCAGCATCCCGTGGCAGCCAAAATGGTGTTGCGAAACAACATCTTCGGCCTGATTGGCAATAACCTCTCCACCGGTACCGCATTCGTGGCGTTTCGTGGCACGGCCGACCTCGACGACGTGCTCACGGACTTGGACATCATCGCCACGCCCTACGGATTCGTTCCCAAATTCGGATGCGTGCAGAGTGGCTTTCACGCCCTCTACCGCATGTTGCGCGCCAGCATCGTGGCCAACCTGGGCGCCGCGTGCGCGGGGTGCACGGACCTCCTGGTCATCGGACACAGCCTGGGCGGGGCGCTTTCCGTTGTCTCCGCGCCCGACATTTTCGCGAACATCCCGCCCAATCTCGCGCCTCGCCTCATCACCTTTGCCGGGCCAAAGTCTGGGCTCACCGATTTCGTCAACCCATTCAATGAGACCATCGCCTCCTGCTACCGAGTGGTGAACTATTCCGATCTCATTCCGTTGCTACCGCCGTGCCCCTACGAGCACGTCGGCGCCGCGATCTACATCAACAGCGGTGGTCTCGGCGCACTATGGCGCCACAGCCTTTACGCCTATCGGCAAGGGCTGCAAAGGTTGGTGGGATGA
- a CDS encoding FAD-dependent oxidoreductase: MASAQQIVVVGAGVSGLTSAVCLAEAGWPVRVWTAAMPQRTTSKVAGAVWLPPRPAERAGDTLDWTEHSLRVFRELATDPGSGVQLVPALAVGELTATEAMSAAAALIPDLRPADPSDLPDGFGNGFRATLPMIDMPHYLDYLTRRLAAAGCEIEEHPVRSLAEAADAAPIVVNCAGLAAGRLTGDDTLRPLFGQHVVLTNPGLRQLFLEINGGPEWTCYFPHPQRVVCGGISIPDRWDTTADPDVTERILHRCRRIEPRLADAELIETITGLRPDRPSVRVAAERLGPALCIHNYGHGGNGVTLSWGCARDVVRLAGQREAR; this comes from the coding sequence GTGGCCAGTGCGCAACAGATCGTCGTCGTCGGTGCCGGAGTCAGCGGGCTGACGTCGGCGGTGTGCCTGGCCGAGGCCGGTTGGCCGGTGCGGGTCTGGACCGCCGCGATGCCACAGCGCACGACGTCGAAGGTGGCGGGCGCGGTGTGGCTGCCGCCGCGGCCCGCCGAACGCGCCGGCGACACACTGGACTGGACCGAACACTCCCTGCGGGTCTTCCGCGAACTCGCCACCGATCCCGGCTCGGGCGTTCAACTGGTGCCCGCGCTGGCCGTCGGTGAACTCACGGCGACCGAGGCGATGTCGGCGGCCGCCGCGTTGATCCCCGACCTGAGGCCGGCCGACCCGAGCGACCTCCCGGACGGCTTCGGTAACGGGTTTCGCGCCACGCTGCCGATGATCGACATGCCGCACTATCTCGACTACCTGACCCGGCGGCTGGCCGCGGCCGGCTGCGAAATCGAGGAGCATCCCGTGCGGTCGCTGGCCGAGGCCGCCGACGCCGCGCCGATCGTGGTCAACTGCGCCGGCCTCGCCGCGGGACGCCTGACCGGCGACGACACGCTGCGCCCCCTGTTCGGCCAGCACGTCGTGCTCACCAATCCCGGTCTGCGGCAACTGTTTCTGGAGATCAACGGCGGTCCGGAATGGACGTGCTACTTCCCCCATCCACAGCGTGTCGTGTGCGGCGGGATCAGCATCCCCGACCGCTGGGACACCACCGCGGACCCCGACGTGACCGAGCGAATCCTGCACCGGTGCCGCCGGATCGAGCCGCGGCTCGCCGACGCCGAGCTGATAGAGACCATCACCGGGCTGCGTCCCGACCGCCCCTCGGTGCGGGTGGCGGCCGAACGATTGGGACCGGCCCTGTGCATTCACAATTACGGCCACGGCGGCAACGGCGTGACGTTGTCGTGGGGTTGCGCGCGCGACGTGGTCCGCCTCGCCGGTCAGCGGGAGGCGCGATGA
- a CDS encoding LysR family transcriptional regulator produces the protein MGALDSGRVELRHLRAFEAVARLKSFTQAADELRITQPALSRTIRQLEDALGVTLVDRTSRHVETTRAGRTFLDHVERVLAELERAFGAVRRQASIGLGFSWLLPDPWAQDTVARFERATGTTVRLVRTDDALAAVQQGRVDVAVVRGRVTSTAVRVVHLFDETRVAVCAVHSPLANRSELAWAEVPRWPLVVNTASGTTGPWSWPAGEGPKTVVETANFDEWLESVAADRGIGVIPDVAVRRNIHPGVRFVALRGAPQSPVSLAFLPRARNAVLRRFVEAALESVEASAETD, from the coding sequence ATGGGCGCGTTGGACAGCGGCAGGGTCGAGTTGCGCCACCTCCGCGCGTTCGAGGCCGTGGCACGGCTCAAGTCGTTCACCCAGGCCGCCGATGAACTGCGCATCACCCAACCGGCGCTGAGCCGCACCATCCGCCAGCTGGAGGACGCGCTCGGCGTGACACTCGTCGATCGCACCTCGCGGCACGTCGAGACCACCCGCGCCGGACGGACGTTCCTGGATCACGTCGAGCGGGTCCTCGCGGAGTTGGAGCGGGCGTTCGGCGCCGTACGCCGGCAGGCGAGCATCGGCCTCGGGTTCAGCTGGTTGCTTCCCGATCCGTGGGCGCAGGACACCGTCGCCCGTTTCGAGCGGGCCACCGGCACGACGGTCAGGCTGGTCCGCACCGACGACGCGCTGGCCGCCGTGCAGCAGGGCAGGGTCGACGTCGCCGTCGTGCGTGGGCGGGTGACGTCAACCGCCGTCCGGGTGGTGCACCTGTTCGACGAGACCCGGGTGGCCGTCTGTGCGGTCCACTCGCCGCTGGCCAACAGGTCCGAGTTGGCCTGGGCTGAGGTGCCACGCTGGCCGTTGGTCGTCAACACCGCCAGCGGGACCACCGGGCCGTGGTCGTGGCCGGCGGGCGAGGGGCCGAAAACCGTTGTGGAGACTGCCAATTTCGATGAGTGGCTGGAATCCGTCGCGGCGGATCGGGGCATCGGGGTGATCCCCGACGTCGCCGTCCGGCGCAACATCCACCCGGGTGTCCGGTTCGTCGCTCTGCGCGGAGCGCCGCAGAGCCCGGTGTCGCTGGCGTTTCTGCCGCGCGCCCGCAACGCGGTGCTGCGCCGCTTCGTCGAGGCGGCCCTCGAAAGCGTGGAGGCGTCCGCGGAAACCGATTGA
- a CDS encoding enoyl-CoA hydratase/isomerase family protein, giving the protein MSIDYALDAHIVTITINRPETRNSLDMQHFRDLAHAWAAFRDDAGARVAVITGVGQDFCTGADLKKFIPELTGDLPQPAGWNKDDAIHAVLHRFPVYKPIIAAVNGTCVAGGFEMLSSTDIRLAVPAARFAVMEPKRGLFAGGGSTVRLPRQMPYPLAMELLLTADMVDAQRALAMGLINRVVAPERLMDTAYDYAERIAANAPLAVFATKQSAVEGLALDLESAYDNETRHSDRIFETEDAKEGPRAFAEKRPPRWRGR; this is encoded by the coding sequence ATGAGCATCGACTATGCGCTGGACGCCCACATCGTCACCATCACCATCAACCGTCCCGAAACCCGTAACTCGCTCGACATGCAACACTTCCGCGACCTGGCCCACGCCTGGGCGGCGTTCCGCGACGACGCCGGCGCCCGGGTCGCCGTGATCACCGGTGTGGGGCAAGACTTCTGCACCGGTGCCGACCTCAAGAAGTTCATCCCCGAGCTCACCGGCGACCTGCCGCAGCCGGCAGGCTGGAACAAGGACGACGCCATCCACGCCGTCCTGCACCGCTTCCCCGTCTACAAGCCGATCATCGCCGCGGTCAACGGCACCTGCGTCGCCGGCGGATTCGAGATGCTCAGTTCCACCGACATCCGGCTGGCCGTGCCGGCCGCCCGTTTCGCGGTGATGGAACCCAAGCGCGGCCTGTTCGCCGGCGGCGGGAGCACCGTGCGGCTGCCGCGTCAGATGCCCTACCCGCTGGCGATGGAGTTGTTGTTGACCGCCGACATGGTGGACGCGCAGCGGGCGCTGGCGATGGGACTGATCAATCGCGTCGTCGCGCCCGAGCGGCTGATGGACACCGCCTACGACTACGCCGAGCGCATCGCGGCGAACGCACCGCTCGCGGTGTTCGCGACGAAGCAGTCGGCCGTCGAGGGTTTGGCGCTCGACCTCGAGTCGGCATACGACAACGAAACCCGGCACAGCGACCGCATTTTCGAGACCGAGGACGCGAAGGAGGGGCCGCGCGCCTTCGCCGAGAAGCGACCGCCGCGCTGGCGGGGGCGCTAG
- a CDS encoding carboxymuconolactone decarboxylase family protein has translation MARLDVPDGPGGEAAMIWTLRPQLGDMVERMIRGAYQQSVLPADERELARMRIAQINDCAACAGFRARSVLDAGVPPELYDNVAAYASYPGYTPRQRLAIEYAERFATDHASLDDAFFERLRESFSDPEILDLTLCVAVFLGLGRSLTVLGVDQSCAIDL, from the coding sequence ATGGCCCGTCTCGACGTGCCGGACGGCCCGGGCGGCGAAGCCGCCATGATCTGGACGCTGCGGCCGCAACTCGGCGACATGGTCGAGCGGATGATTCGCGGCGCATACCAGCAGAGCGTCCTGCCTGCCGACGAGCGCGAGCTGGCCAGGATGCGCATCGCGCAGATCAACGACTGCGCCGCCTGCGCGGGCTTCCGGGCGCGGTCTGTGCTGGACGCCGGCGTCCCGCCTGAGCTGTACGACAACGTCGCGGCGTACGCCAGCTACCCGGGCTACACGCCCCGCCAGCGGCTGGCCATCGAATACGCCGAGCGGTTCGCAACCGACCATGCGTCGCTGGACGACGCCTTCTTCGAGCGGCTGCGGGAGTCGTTCTCCGATCCCGAGATCCTCGATCTCACCCTCTGCGTCGCGGTATTCCTGGGCCTGGGGCGCTCGTTGACGGTGCTGGGCGTCGATCAATCGTGCGCAATCGATCTCTAG
- a CDS encoding NAD(P)H-dependent flavin oxidoreductase → MSLDTRITRFFGIEHPVVLAPMAGISGGRLAAAVTSAGGLGLIGGGYGDAEWLRREFGRAGGVTVGCGFISWSLAHQPALLDEALERQPAAIMLSFGELQPFADRIHAAGVPLIAQAQTLDHARRALDAGAEVVVAQGGEAGGHGMTARATFTLVPDVVDLAAERSPGTLVLAAGGVTDGRGLAAALALGADGALVGTRFWASPEALVSPRAHERALPASGDDTLRTRAYDLVRRLDWPAGYDARALGNTFLETWHGNEDRLAASLPEVVAEYEKAVAAEDFEAAAILVGEGVGLVREVRPAADIMADMVAQAGRILSRATGPTSIQR, encoded by the coding sequence ATGAGCCTCGACACACGGATCACCAGATTCTTCGGCATCGAGCACCCCGTCGTGCTCGCCCCGATGGCGGGAATCTCCGGGGGCCGGCTGGCGGCGGCGGTGACATCGGCCGGTGGCCTGGGCCTGATCGGCGGCGGTTACGGGGACGCCGAATGGCTGCGGCGCGAGTTCGGCCGGGCCGGCGGCGTAACGGTGGGATGCGGGTTCATCAGCTGGAGCCTCGCCCACCAACCCGCGCTGCTCGACGAGGCCCTGGAGCGACAGCCCGCCGCGATCATGTTGTCGTTCGGCGAACTGCAGCCGTTCGCCGACCGCATTCACGCCGCCGGCGTCCCGCTCATCGCGCAGGCGCAAACGCTCGACCACGCGCGCCGGGCGCTGGACGCCGGCGCGGAGGTCGTGGTGGCGCAGGGCGGCGAGGCCGGTGGGCACGGCATGACCGCCCGGGCCACCTTCACGCTGGTGCCCGACGTCGTCGACCTCGCCGCCGAACGGTCGCCGGGCACGCTGGTGCTGGCCGCCGGCGGGGTTACCGACGGCCGCGGACTCGCCGCCGCGCTGGCGCTCGGCGCCGACGGCGCGCTCGTGGGCACCAGGTTCTGGGCGTCTCCCGAGGCGTTGGTGTCGCCACGGGCACACGAGCGGGCGCTACCGGCCAGCGGCGACGACACCCTTCGCACGCGGGCCTATGACCTGGTGCGGCGGCTGGATTGGCCCGCCGGCTACGACGCGCGGGCGCTGGGCAACACGTTCCTGGAGACCTGGCATGGCAACGAGGACCGGCTGGCGGCGTCGCTGCCCGAAGTCGTCGCCGAGTATGAAAAGGCTGTTGCCGCCGAGGATTTCGAAGCGGCCGCCATACTCGTCGGCGAGGGTGTGGGCCTCGTCCGCGAGGTCCGGCCCGCGGCCGACATCATGGCCGACATGGTCGCGCAGGCCGGGCGGATCTTGAGCCGGGCCACGGGGCCAACCTCAATACAGCGGTGA
- a CDS encoding nitroreductase family protein has product MDLATVDELLTTTRSVRKRLDLDRPVGRDVILECIRLAMQAPTASNAQDWRWLVITDADKRAAIGEIYRSIGAEYLAHAAKEASDPQTQRVYAGALALTHTLAKVPVHVIPCLANRIDNSTLLTAASAWASIIPAGWSFLLALRSRGLGSVWTTMHLAKEKEVAELLGIPDTVTQAALFPVAYTIGTDFRPAARPPAETVTFWDSWGDG; this is encoded by the coding sequence ATGGACCTGGCGACCGTCGACGAACTGTTGACGACGACGCGGTCGGTGCGCAAGCGCCTCGACCTGGACCGGCCGGTCGGTCGCGACGTGATCCTCGAGTGCATCCGGCTGGCGATGCAGGCGCCCACCGCGAGCAACGCGCAGGACTGGCGCTGGCTGGTCATCACCGATGCCGACAAGCGCGCCGCGATCGGCGAGATCTATCGCAGCATCGGTGCCGAATACCTTGCCCACGCGGCCAAGGAGGCGTCCGATCCGCAGACCCAACGCGTGTACGCCGGCGCGCTGGCCCTGACTCACACCCTGGCCAAGGTTCCCGTGCACGTCATCCCCTGCCTGGCGAACCGCATCGACAACTCCACGCTGCTGACGGCCGCGTCGGCCTGGGCGTCGATCATCCCGGCCGGCTGGAGCTTCCTGCTCGCCCTGCGCTCGCGCGGCTTGGGGTCGGTGTGGACGACGATGCATCTGGCGAAGGAAAAAGAGGTGGCCGAGTTGCTCGGCATCCCGGACACCGTCACGCAGGCCGCGTTGTTCCCGGTGGCCTACACGATCGGCACCGACTTCCGGCCGGCCGCGCGGCCGCCCGCCGAAACCGTGACGTTCTGGGATAGCTGGGGAGACGGCTGA
- a CDS encoding TetR/AcrR family transcriptional regulator, with protein MSAPTNRHELRRRSTHEALREAALKSFARKGFTNVTVTELAREAGVTERTFFRHFPTKEAVLFQDYETQLDWLAEALAARPASEPIFDAVLASVAAFPHDLEVVRQAATARAELISAERIAGHLRVVQSSFAQVLTDFVRDRNPGVPNIDLLAEVTGSALAAALVVAVENWGRNGCAGDLGELVASSLALLRSGLAPLA; from the coding sequence ATGAGCGCGCCGACGAACCGCCACGAGCTACGCCGACGATCGACGCACGAGGCGCTGCGCGAAGCGGCATTGAAAAGCTTTGCGCGCAAGGGATTCACCAACGTCACCGTGACCGAGCTGGCCCGCGAGGCCGGCGTCACCGAACGGACCTTCTTCCGCCACTTCCCCACCAAGGAGGCAGTGCTCTTCCAGGACTACGAGACGCAGCTGGATTGGCTGGCCGAGGCGCTGGCCGCCCGCCCCGCCTCCGAGCCGATCTTCGATGCGGTGCTCGCGAGCGTCGCGGCCTTCCCGCACGACCTCGAAGTGGTCCGCCAGGCCGCGACGGCCCGCGCCGAGCTGATCAGCGCGGAGCGCATCGCGGGCCATCTGCGCGTCGTGCAATCGTCCTTCGCGCAGGTGCTGACCGACTTCGTCAGGGACCGCAATCCGGGCGTGCCGAACATCGATCTGCTCGCCGAGGTCACCGGTTCAGCCCTGGCCGCCGCCCTCGTTGTGGCAGTCGAGAATTGGGGCCGCAACGGCTGCGCCGGCGATCTCGGTGAACTGGTGGCGTCCAGCCTGGCGCTGCTGCGCTCGGGTTTGGCGCCGCTCGCCTGA
- a CDS encoding SRPBCC family protein has translation MQSYTVRFHVEAPPVKVWRVLHPPAPPDAPRPRVLTWPTGSMEILNEGNEAGEGLVRTCVYPVPKYLLSGGRARSWETVTEAETNKLSRYVAVGAPLWSRAEGYHQLEEQPDGTTVLTFHETYHAYNPVLRFFLERPVHARISRDNLETYEHALGYAGRVRRLT, from the coding sequence ATGCAGTCCTACACCGTGCGATTTCACGTCGAGGCGCCGCCGGTGAAGGTGTGGCGGGTGCTGCACCCGCCCGCGCCGCCCGACGCGCCGCGGCCGCGAGTCCTCACCTGGCCCACCGGCAGCATGGAGATCCTCAACGAGGGCAACGAGGCCGGTGAGGGCCTGGTCCGCACCTGCGTCTACCCGGTCCCCAAGTACCTGCTGTCGGGCGGCAGGGCGCGCTCGTGGGAGACCGTCACCGAGGCGGAAACCAACAAGCTGTCGCGCTACGTGGCCGTCGGCGCGCCGCTGTGGTCACGGGCCGAGGGCTATCACCAACTCGAGGAGCAGCCGGACGGGACCACCGTGTTGACCTTCCACGAGACCTACCACGCCTACAACCCGGTGCTGCGGTTCTTCCTCGAACGCCCCGTGCACGCGAGGATTTCTCGCGACAACCTCGAAACCTACGAGCATGCGCTCGGCTATGCCGGGCGCGTTCGCCGGCTGACCTAG
- a CDS encoding phage holin family protein, which yields MGPFLLRAALTGFALWLVTKFVHGITFVGGDTKLQRVGIIFVVAVVFGLVNAFIKPVVQLLSIPLYILTLGLFHVVVNALMLWITAWITEHTTHWGLQIDHFWWTAIWAAIVLSIVSWLLSLIIRDVSRR from the coding sequence ATGGGCCCTTTTCTGCTTCGCGCCGCACTGACCGGTTTCGCGCTGTGGCTGGTCACGAAGTTCGTCCACGGGATCACGTTCGTCGGCGGTGACACAAAGCTTCAGCGGGTCGGCATCATCTTCGTCGTCGCCGTCGTCTTCGGTCTGGTCAACGCGTTCATCAAGCCGGTCGTCCAGCTCTTGTCGATCCCGCTGTACATCCTCACCCTCGGCCTGTTCCACGTCGTCGTCAACGCGCTGATGTTGTGGATCACCGCGTGGATCACCGAGCACACCACGCACTGGGGCCTACAGATCGATCATTTCTGGTGGACGGCGATCTGGGCCGCCATCGTGCTGTCGATCGTGAGCTGGCTGCTGTCGCTGATCATTCGGGACGTCAGCCGCCGCTAG
- a CDS encoding tautomerase family protein: MPLLYIDLIEGRTPSEVGALLDAVHESVVEAFGVPPRDRYQVVRTHPAHEIVALDTGLGITRSTHQVIVHVVSRRRTRAMKEKFYELLAGNLAGRCGLDPADLIVSVTENGDEDWSFGHGRAQFLTGELQ, from the coding sequence ATGCCCTTGCTATACATCGACCTCATCGAGGGCCGCACGCCGTCGGAGGTCGGCGCGCTGCTCGACGCGGTTCACGAGTCCGTCGTCGAAGCCTTCGGGGTGCCCCCGCGTGACCGCTATCAGGTGGTGCGCACCCATCCCGCCCACGAAATCGTCGCTTTGGACACCGGCCTCGGCATCACCCGGTCGACGCACCAGGTGATCGTGCACGTGGTGAGCCGGCGGCGCACGCGGGCGATGAAGGAGAAGTTCTACGAACTGCTGGCCGGCAACCTCGCCGGGCGGTGCGGGCTCGACCCGGCCGACCTGATCGTCTCGGTCACCGAAAACGGTGACGAGGACTGGTCTTTCGGCCACGGCCGGGCACAGTTTCTCACCGGGGAGCTGCAATGA